A genomic stretch from Thermoanaerobaculia bacterium includes:
- a CDS encoding DoxX family protein has protein sequence MAEMNERVPRWAWLVLRVCVGLPAIASGIFNAINWDASNEFNSILLGGAAPVLTILGIAQILAGLLIITGYQLRLGVAIMLAFWIPATIRHFLAARALVGDDPLVILAKRGQLSCVEKNVGLIGVMIFLFVADLRVRLTSGTSSR, from the coding sequence ATGGCCGAAATGAACGAGCGCGTTCCTCGCTGGGCCTGGTTGGTATTGCGGGTCTGTGTCGGTCTGCCGGCGATCGCCAGCGGCATCTTCAACGCGATCAACTGGGACGCTTCGAACGAGTTCAACTCGATCTTGCTCGGTGGCGCTGCCCCGGTCCTGACGATCCTCGGCATCGCGCAGATCCTGGCCGGTCTCCTGATCATCACCGGATACCAGCTGCGGCTCGGCGTCGCGATCATGCTCGCGTTCTGGATCCCGGCGACGATTCGCCACTTCCTCGCTGCGCGTGCGCTGGTGGGCGACGATCCGCTCGTCATCCTAGCGAAGCGCGGCCAGTTGTCCTGCGTCGAGAAGAACGTCGGCCTGATCGGCGTGATGATCTTCCTGTTCGTCGCCGACCTGCGCGTCCGTCTCACTTCTGGTACTAGTAGCCGTTGA
- a CDS encoding transposase yields the protein MHLPVFLSNHYHLLVSVRDAKQLAAFMNYLNSNLAREAGRQVRWREKFWGRRYQAVLVSNEEAAQVSRLAYLLAHGVKEGLVDSPLDWPGVHGARELVEGKPITGRWHDRTLESRARRKGLAPDPEEFIVREELTLTPLPCWSSLDPETYRARIQAEIEAIETWGRQRQKETGKAPLGRDQVCRQDPHHEPNRLKKAPAPLVHAVAPEVRRALRRAYFTFRDAFQRAARLLRDGATDVVFPEGAFPPAPPARIAARSG from the coding sequence GTGCACCTCCCCGTGTTCCTCTCGAATCACTACCACCTGCTCGTGAGCGTTCGGGACGCCAAGCAGCTGGCCGCCTTCATGAACTACCTCAACTCCAACCTGGCGAGAGAGGCCGGCCGTCAGGTGCGCTGGCGGGAGAAGTTCTGGGGTCGAAGGTACCAGGCAGTTCTGGTCTCGAACGAGGAGGCGGCCCAGGTGAGCCGACTGGCCTATCTCCTGGCTCACGGAGTCAAGGAAGGTCTCGTCGATTCGCCGCTCGACTGGCCCGGCGTCCACGGTGCCCGCGAGCTCGTCGAGGGCAAGCCCATCACCGGCCGCTGGCACGACCGGACGCTCGAGTCCAGGGCACGGCGCAAGGGTCTTGCACCCGACCCGGAGGAGTTCATCGTCCGCGAGGAGCTCACGCTCACTCCACTCCCCTGCTGGAGTTCGCTCGACCCAGAGACCTATCGCGCTCGCATTCAGGCCGAGATCGAGGCGATCGAGACCTGGGGTCGGCAGCGCCAGAAGGAGACCGGCAAGGCGCCGCTCGGCCGCGACCAGGTCTGCCGCCAGGATCCACATCACGAGCCCAACCGGCTCAAGAAAGCCCCGGCACCGCTCGTTCACGCCGTGGCGCCGGAAGTTCGCCGAGCCCTGCGGCGCGCCTACTTCACCTTTCGCGACGCCTTCCAGCGAGCAGCACGTCTGCTCCGCGACGGCGCGACCGACGTCGTATTCCCTGAAGGAGCCTTCCCCCCGGCCCCTCCTGCCAGAATCGCTGCACGAAGCGGCTGA
- a CDS encoding sel1 repeat family protein, with amino-acid sequence MSLTSPWQLRFRGWLLRDNLACHQLGAMHATGEGARRDDALAIRWYFRAAHRGDPESQYDLGFMLLLGEGVAADRTEALLWLERAAAKGHASAAALLHDLEARGDLSA; translated from the coding sequence ATGTCTCTGACGTCGCCATGGCAGCTGCGTTTTCGAGGTTGGCTCCTGAGGGACAACCTTGCCTGTCATCAGCTCGGGGCCATGCATGCTACGGGCGAAGGGGCCCGCCGGGACGACGCCCTCGCCATTCGGTGGTACTTCCGAGCGGCGCACCGTGGCGATCCCGAGTCGCAGTACGACCTCGGCTTCATGCTGCTCCTGGGCGAAGGCGTTGCCGCGGATCGAACTGAGGCGCTTCTCTGGCTCGAAAGGGCTGCCGCGAAGGGCCACGCTAGCGCCGCCGCACTGCTCCATGACCTCGAGGCGAGGGGAGACCTTTCAGCATGA
- a CDS encoding TIGR01777 family oxidoreductase yields MKIVIPGGSGQVGTLLARAFQARGEEVVVLSRRPQEAPWRVVSWDARSLGPWAAELDGADVVINLAGRSVNCRYGEENRRQILDSRVDSTRVVGEAVAAARKPPKVWLQSSTATIYAHRFDATNDELAGIVGGNEVDAPDTWRFSTEVARAWEEALEQAPTPHTRKVALRSAMVMSPDRGGIFDTLLGLVRKGLGGTSGSGRQFVSWIHEADFVAAIDWLIAHEELSGAVNISSPNPLPNADFMRDLRRAWGARIGLPATAWMLEIGAIFLRTETELILKSRRVVPGRLLSSGFSFRFPDWQSAVKDLCSQARHRLGDRAQA; encoded by the coding sequence GTGAAAATCGTCATTCCAGGGGGATCCGGGCAGGTCGGGACGCTGCTCGCGCGAGCGTTTCAGGCGCGCGGGGAGGAGGTCGTCGTGCTCAGCCGGCGGCCGCAGGAGGCTCCGTGGCGGGTGGTTTCGTGGGATGCGAGGAGCCTCGGACCCTGGGCGGCAGAGCTCGACGGGGCGGACGTGGTCATCAATCTTGCCGGACGCAGTGTGAACTGCCGGTACGGAGAAGAGAACCGTCGGCAGATTCTCGATTCGCGCGTCGATTCGACTCGTGTCGTCGGTGAGGCCGTCGCCGCCGCCAGGAAGCCGCCGAAGGTCTGGCTTCAGTCGAGCACGGCGACGATCTACGCGCACCGATTCGACGCTACCAACGACGAGCTCGCGGGAATCGTCGGCGGCAATGAGGTCGATGCGCCGGATACATGGCGATTCAGCACCGAAGTGGCGCGGGCCTGGGAGGAGGCGCTCGAGCAGGCGCCGACTCCGCACACCCGCAAGGTCGCCCTGCGCTCGGCGATGGTCATGAGCCCGGATCGTGGCGGCATCTTCGACACCCTGCTCGGCCTCGTGCGGAAGGGCCTGGGCGGCACCAGCGGGAGCGGACGGCAGTTCGTCTCGTGGATCCACGAGGCCGACTTCGTCGCCGCGATCGACTGGCTCATCGCCCACGAGGAGCTGTCCGGCGCGGTCAACATCTCCTCACCGAATCCCTTGCCGAACGCCGACTTCATGAGAGACCTCCGCCGCGCCTGGGGCGCGCGGATCGGCCTCCCCGCGACCGCCTGGATGCTCGAAATCGGCGCCATCTTTCTCCGCACCGAAACCGAGCTCATCCTGAAGAGTCGAAGAGTCGTCCCGGGCCGCCTTCTTTCGTCGGGCTTCTCCTTCCGGTTCCCCGATTGGCAAAGCGCGGTCAAGGACCTCTGTTCCCAGGCGAGGCACCGACTCGGGGACCGAGCGCAGGCGTGA